The following proteins are encoded in a genomic region of Desulfuribacillus stibiiarsenatis:
- a CDS encoding ethylbenzene dehydrogenase-related protein, with protein sequence MGIYRIKHLFLCCFVILIIVIAGCGLQADKVPPVDQPNEDEIPENTLVAIKANKAPTIDGVSENVWDQAPEFQVSLSGGAMLQGGTGGKFDDGNTEVGIKALYDNQNIYMQFVWEDSTESLARGPWIKENGKLVLKPYNEYYEDKFAVLWNINDSVAGFNEQGCGVTCHTTEFKAENGSPIIKHYTNAENEILDMWHWKSVRQNTVFGPDKPGLMHDQQMVNTRFNPEDPATKGAGRKADPGEKEYKVNATEDKSQPLYVFDGEVKNGNPYVIVEGIDNRKEYTSAYLAQMKEGDFIPGAISFQITGDPADIAAKAKWENGVWTMEIQRKLVTNSDKDIAFNDLNKEYFFSVAAFDNSQIGHAFQAGVQKLIFRQ encoded by the coding sequence ATGGGCATTTATAGAATTAAGCATCTATTTTTATGCTGTTTCGTAATCCTAATAATTGTAATTGCGGGTTGCGGTTTACAAGCGGACAAGGTTCCACCAGTGGATCAACCAAATGAGGACGAAATCCCAGAAAACACGCTAGTAGCAATAAAAGCTAATAAAGCCCCTACGATTGATGGTGTAAGTGAAAACGTTTGGGATCAAGCACCTGAATTTCAGGTTTCATTATCTGGCGGGGCTATGCTACAAGGGGGAACAGGTGGTAAATTTGATGATGGCAATACAGAAGTAGGAATAAAGGCGTTATACGATAATCAAAATATTTATATGCAATTTGTGTGGGAAGACTCAACAGAATCTTTAGCAAGAGGACCTTGGATCAAAGAGAATGGTAAGTTAGTTTTAAAGCCGTATAATGAATATTACGAAGATAAATTCGCAGTGTTATGGAATATCAACGACTCAGTCGCAGGGTTTAACGAGCAGGGGTGTGGGGTGACTTGTCATACCACAGAATTCAAAGCAGAGAATGGTTCGCCAATTATCAAACATTACACGAATGCAGAAAATGAGATTCTTGACATGTGGCATTGGAAATCTGTTCGTCAGAATACTGTATTTGGACCTGACAAACCTGGCTTGATGCATGATCAGCAAATGGTTAACACAAGATTTAATCCTGAAGATCCAGCAACAAAAGGCGCTGGTCGAAAAGCCGACCCTGGGGAAAAGGAATATAAAGTTAACGCAACAGAAGATAAATCTCAACCTTTATATGTATTTGATGGTGAAGTGAAAAATGGTAATCCTTATGTTATTGTAGAAGGTATCGATAACAGAAAAGAATACACTTCCGCATATTTGGCTCAAATGAAGGAAGGCGATTTTATTCCTGGAGCAATTTCTTTCCAAATTACTGGTGATCCTGCGGATATTGCAGCAAAAGCAAAATGGGAAAATGGAGTATGGACAATGGAGATTCAACGTAAATTAGTAACAAATTCAGACAAAGATATTGCTTTTAATGACTTAAATAAAGAGTACTTCTTTTCAGTTGCTGCCTTCGATAATAGTCAAATAGGACATGCATTTCAAGCTGGAGTACAGAAGCTAATTTTTAGACAATAA